TGGAGACAGGAGGGGGAACACCATCCGGAGGTCGGTAGCGGGGACTACTTGTGTTGTGCCCGCCATCCCAGGTCCACCGCCAGATCGTAGAGCTCAACCCATTGCTCCGCAGCAAGGTCTTTAGGCAGCACTGATGCGGGTAGCCCTGTATCGCGCAACCAGCGCTTTAGTTCGACCGAGGCCGACCTGCTACGGAGGATCCGCGCGACAATCTCACGGATGCCCCTACCCTTTCCAGTGAATACCGCATGGACGAATGCACGGTAACTACGACCCGCTTCCGTGGGAATCAAAGGTGACGTGCGCCGGACTATGGTCAGCAGGCCAGCGTCCACGCCCGGGCTTGGAGTGAATGCCCTGCCCGGAATGCGGCGGTGCACTGTGAAGGTAAACCATGGCCACCACTGCGCAGTCATCAATGTTGCGCCACCGATGCCAGCACGACGGCGGGCAACCTCCCACTGGACAATTAGGACGGCATGGCTCCAGCTTCCGGAGTGCAGCAGTTTCCGCAGTACGGCGGTGGTGATGTGGAAGGGGAGGTTCCCGACGACCACATGGGGTTGACTCGGAAGGAGGTAGCTCAAGAAGTCACCGGTCACCAGCGTGACCTCGGGTATCTTCTTGGAGAGGCGTTGAACCTGCCTTGAGTCGATCTCGACGCCTGTCACCGGCCGCCCAAGTCGGATCAGAGGTTCGGTGAGAGCTCCTCCTCCGGGACCGATCTCAATTATCGGGCCGTCGGTGTCGTCGATCAGGGCAATCACATCGTTGATTATTGTGCGGTCATTGAGAAAGTTTTGGCCGTACTCGTGTCGGCCGCCGTGATAAGTCGGCATAGTGTTCAGGAACTCCGGATGATCGAGATGATCCGGGCAAGCGAAAATGGCCACCCGGCTGATGCTGCGGAGCGGCGGTAGGCCTATTGGAGTAAGACCGCGCCGCTAATGGGCGCGGATCCTCGTCACTGCTATTCCCAGGGAACACATGGGGCATAGCGTAGCAGGGAGACCGACATACTGGGATCCCCTTTGCCTTGAGCGATTGTTCTACCGGTCAGTGGTGTGCTGCCCCCGTTTTCTTACATGAGCACCCCGACAGCGATCACCACAACCACAGCAACCACCATCGCCCACCGGCACACCTGCTGAACCGCAGAGTCCGGGACCGGCATCAGCAGCGTCCGCACCCCCGGCTCACCGATTCCCGTCCGCTGCAACGGGCGGGCCCGCTGAGATGCGTCGTCGATCAACCCCACCACCAGGGGCAGGACGGTCGCGCCACGCGACCGCCACGTCTCCACATCCACCCCGCGGGACGCCTGGACCTGGCGGATCGTCCGCCAACGCTGCTGCGCCATCGGCAACAGACGCACCACCGTCCCCACCATGTACACCAACGGTGCGGGAACGCTGAGCTGCAGTCTCCGCATCAACGCATCCGCGTCGACGAAGCTGCCGAGCACCAGGCCCGAACACGTCATCGCAGCAAAACGCAGTCCGAGATCCCAGGCAATCCACGCCCCGTCCGAGGTGACCGGGACAAGTACACGGGCGACCTCAACATCCCCGAAAGGCACGTAGATCAGCGCATACGACAGGAACGCCGGCGCCGAGAGCACCAGACCAGCGGTGAGTGCACGGCGCTGGCGGCGTCCTGCGAACGCAAGAAGAGCCGCGCCCAGCAGAAACACAGCCGACACCCACGGGTTGTGCAGCACCATCACCGTGACGATGGCGCTCACCGCCGCGGTCAACGGGGTCAGCGGACTCATACGGCCGCGGAGACCTTTTGCGCCGGGACACCGTCAGGATCGAACGTCCTGCGGGAACGTTCCGGTAGGGACCGGACCACCACCCAGACCACGAGGAACACGATGACCTTGTCCAGTGGGTCAGACGTCCACGACTGCAGGAACACCGCCGTGGTCTGCGAGGCGCCCAGCGACTGGTAGAAGCTCACGAGCAGGCCCGTGCCTGTTCCCGCTGTACCGCCGAAAATGAAAGAGGCGACCGGCGCGGACACCAGAGCCGACAGGAAGCCCAGCACCAGGCCCGCGACCACGACCTTCCACCACGCCGAACGGAACAGCTTCCTGACCAGCCCCGCAGCCAGGCCCATCAGCGCGTAGCCGGCGGCGAAGGGAACGATCGTCGGGTTGAACGTCCCCCACACCAGAGCGGAGAGCCCACCGGTGGCCAGTCCCGCCGCCGGGCCTGCGAGCACGCCGACGAGGACGGTGCCGAAGGAGTCGAGGTACAGCGGAATCGGCAGGCCCATCGTCCCCACGACCTGTCCGACGACGATATTGAGCACCAACGCGACCGGCATCAATGCCAGGGTGCGCACCGGCAACGTGGGGATCACCGCGATGAGGGCGATGACGGTGGGCACGAGGAAGCCGACGAGCGCAATCGTGGTGGACGCGGAGTCCGCCATGGAGGAGAAGTCGGAGTCCTCCGGTTGGTTGAGCACAAGGTAGAGCCACGTCACCGCGTAGATGACGACGGCGATCGAGATCAGGGTGATGCGCAGGGATCGTGACAGAGGACGCACTGGTCGGCTCCTGGATGGGTCGGACGTGCGGCGCGCGGAGATGCGGCGCCGTGGCTGGATCCCCTATGTCACCTCGGGGAGCAGCCTGTAGCTGGTCCTATCTTGCCTAGTCGCGTCGGCGGGGGCAAGTGAGTGCCGGGGTGGGTACACAGGACGTGGCTGGTTCCCACATGCGCACGTGTGCGGGGAGTGCGCATGTCATCTGAGCCACCGCAGGGGTCACGAAACGGCCATTTACTGACCTGGGCGGTGACCCAGATGACATAGGGCAGAACAGACGGTGCGACAGGCGACCGCACGCGGATAACGTGATAGACTTGACAGACTAAGCGGTCTACTGGTTACCTTGGTCGCGAAGCAGTCGACAAGAGTCGAGTTCCCCTCCTGGAGCCCCGGACGAGGTGGAACCTGTGGTGTCCCACGTCCCGGCCGAGCCCGGGTACTTGCAACACACCGCAGCATGTGGCCTGCCGTTCATCATCATCAACGTTCGATGACCGCCATGTCCGGGGCTCACCCCCGGGGCACCGCATGTGACTCACCGTTCGACGGCGAGAACCGTACATCCACATGTGAA
The genomic region above belongs to Corynebacterium glyciniphilum AJ 3170 and contains:
- a CDS encoding glycosyl transferase family 9 translates to MRPLSRSLRITLISIAVVIYAVTWLYLVLNQPEDSDFSSMADSASTTIALVGFLVPTVIALIAVIPTLPVRTLALMPVALVLNIVVGQVVGTMGLPIPLYLDSFGTVLVGVLAGPAAGLATGGLSALVWGTFNPTIVPFAAGYALMGLAAGLVRKLFRSAWWKVVVAGLVLGFLSALVSAPVASFIFGGTAGTGTGLLVSFYQSLGASQTTAVFLQSWTSDPLDKVIVFLVVWVVVRSLPERSRRTFDPDGVPAQKVSAAV
- a CDS encoding energy-coupling factor transporter transmembrane component T family protein codes for the protein MSPLTPLTAAVSAIVTVMVLHNPWVSAVFLLGAALLAFAGRRQRRALTAGLVLSAPAFLSYALIYVPFGDVEVARVLVPVTSDGAWIAWDLGLRFAAMTCSGLVLGSFVDADALMRRLQLSVPAPLVYMVGTVVRLLPMAQQRWRTIRQVQASRGVDVETWRSRGATVLPLVVGLIDDASQRARPLQRTGIGEPGVRTLLMPVPDSAVQQVCRWAMVVAVVVVIAVGVLM
- the erm gene encoding 23S ribosomal RNA methyltransferase Erm, giving the protein MPTYHGGRHEYGQNFLNDRTIINDVIALIDDTDGPIIEIGPGGGALTEPLIRLGRPVTGVEIDSRQVQRLSKKIPEVTLVTGDFLSYLLPSQPHVVVGNLPFHITTAVLRKLLHSGSWSHAVLIVQWEVARRRAGIGGATLMTAQWWPWFTFTVHRRIPGRAFTPSPGVDAGLLTIVRRTSPLIPTEAGRSYRAFVHAVFTGKGRGIREIVARILRSRSASVELKRWLRDTGLPASVLPKDLAAEQWVELYDLAVDLGWRAQHK